One stretch of Weissella koreensis KACC 15510 DNA includes these proteins:
- the codA gene encoding cytosine deaminase — MLIKQISIENSSELKDIQIEDNLIVAIDKNITPKTGEKVLDVAGKVAIPPFVDPHVHLDSTQTAGDPEWNEEGTLFDGIRIWSERKKTLSYEDVRARALKTLRLQAAHGLQFVRSHVDVTDPNLTALRALLDVRDEVKPWMELQLVAFPQEGILSFPHGKELMEKAAQMGVDALGAIPHFEFNREYSVESIRFVFELAQKYNLLIDAHTDEIDDPDSKSLETMATLALETGLKARVTASHTTAMGSYNDAYMYKLMRLLKMADLNFVSNPLINMYLGGRFDTYPKRRGLTRVKELDKENINVAFGEDDIKDPWYPMGNGNMMDVLHLGLHTTQIMGHQEIMDSYRFITKNGARTLQVEDHYGIEVGKPASFLILNAPNFYEALNQRAEILYSIHNGDILVQTKPAEIELDF; from the coding sequence ATGTTAATTAAACAAATTTCTATTGAAAATAGTTCGGAATTAAAAGATATTCAAATTGAAGATAATTTGATCGTTGCTATAGATAAAAATATCACACCAAAAACTGGTGAGAAGGTGTTAGATGTAGCGGGTAAAGTTGCGATTCCACCATTTGTTGATCCTCATGTCCATCTTGATTCAACGCAAACAGCGGGCGATCCAGAGTGGAATGAAGAGGGAACTTTATTTGATGGTATTCGAATTTGGTCTGAACGAAAGAAAACTTTAAGTTATGAGGATGTTAGAGCGCGTGCTCTTAAAACACTAAGATTACAAGCTGCGCATGGTTTGCAATTTGTGCGTTCTCATGTTGATGTGACCGATCCAAATTTAACAGCTTTACGCGCTTTATTGGATGTGCGAGATGAAGTTAAACCATGGATGGAGTTACAATTAGTGGCTTTCCCTCAAGAAGGAATTTTATCATTTCCGCATGGAAAAGAGTTGATGGAAAAAGCAGCTCAAATGGGTGTGGATGCATTAGGTGCTATTCCACATTTTGAATTTAATCGAGAATATTCGGTTGAATCTATACGTTTTGTTTTTGAATTAGCGCAAAAATATAATTTGTTGATTGATGCACACACTGACGAAATTGATGATCCTGATTCTAAGAGTTTGGAAACAATGGCGACCTTAGCATTAGAAACGGGTTTGAAAGCTCGAGTAACTGCATCTCATACAACTGCGATGGGCTCTTATAATGACGCTTATATGTATAAATTGATGCGGTTGTTAAAAATGGCGGATTTGAATTTTGTTTCAAATCCCCTTATTAACATGTATCTGGGTGGTCGTTTTGACACTTATCCGAAACGACGTGGTTTAACACGTGTTAAGGAATTAGATAAGGAAAATATTAATGTAGCTTTCGGCGAGGATGATATTAAAGATCCGTGGTATCCAATGGGAAATGGTAATATGATGGATGTTTTGCATCTGGGACTCCATACTACTCAAATTATGGGTCATCAAGAAATTATGGATTCATATCGCTTTATTACTAAAAATGGGGCTAGAACGTTACAAGTGGAAGATCACTATGGTATTGAAGTAGGAAAACCTGCATCATTTTTGATTTTAAATGCTCCGAACTTTTATGAGGCTCTTAATCAACGAGCAGAAATTTTGTATTCAATTCATAATGGGGACATTTTAGTTCAGACAAAACCTGCCGAAATTGAACTTGATTTTTAA
- a CDS encoding response regulator transcription factor — protein MKILIISKELELLGQIQTLLNRTSWNLEFISDLTLAKTLIQQNPNQFASIMLDDTLIQSKNELEQFKNKMDVQSCFILFHSEKLKKGWDDYEAIPAEQSMETNTAQQLMDKLECLRSILHKNKLIKDEEQVTPILHIDELTQEVIVSGEKLGHLTPKEFDLLLILVQHPRQVLTRERLLQHVWHEEVYVDTRTVDTHIKMIRKKLPVNLIKTVWGRGYKFEE, from the coding sequence TTGAAAATTTTAATAATTTCCAAAGAATTAGAGTTACTGGGACAAATTCAGACTTTGTTGAATAGAACATCGTGGAATTTAGAATTTATAAGTGATTTAACATTAGCAAAGACATTAATCCAACAAAATCCAAATCAATTTGCTTCAATTATGTTGGATGATACATTGATTCAATCTAAAAATGAGCTAGAACAATTCAAAAATAAGATGGACGTTCAAAGTTGTTTTATTCTATTCCATTCAGAAAAATTGAAGAAAGGGTGGGATGATTATGAAGCTATTCCAGCAGAACAGTCAATGGAAACAAATACAGCACAACAATTAATGGATAAGCTTGAATGTCTTCGATCAATCTTGCATAAAAACAAGTTAATTAAGGATGAGGAACAAGTAACTCCGATATTACATATAGATGAATTAACTCAAGAAGTAATAGTAAGTGGAGAAAAATTAGGCCATTTGACACCTAAGGAATTTGATTTGTTATTAATTTTGGTACAACATCCACGACAAGTTTTGACCCGAGAAAGACTTTTACAACATGTGTGGCATGAGGAAGTTTATGTTGATACTCGAACAGTGGATACACATATTAAAATGATTCGGAAAAAATTACCTGTTAATTTAATTAAAACGGTTTGGGGTCGAGGCTATAAGTTTGAAGAATAA
- a CDS encoding AI-2E family transporter: protein MEDIKRWWLNDRTQMYLTLIFMIGVIYLFRSFMPTILLIIIFASIGISGGQWVKKWTKLPYIFGVTIFYILILFGLFLIISFVAPMFYKEGVSLVQSIIHAYEHSPKIANQINEYLAKTNLDDKITSGLTSVLHVSLQTIQGLWKGITETVLAVLLSFVYAVSLNPLKKFGRRFQTSDFPRFFTNIYELANKFVYILGQIIRVQIVIDLFNTSLSVIGFIVLGMPSAMVLGSMVLVLGLIPVAGVLISMIPLTIVAFSAGGWVLASEILIFILIIHAFEAYVLHPKLMATRSELPVFVTFISLIVMERILGPWGLILGVPIVAFFLDVIKVHAFSKNVGDKNV from the coding sequence ATGGAAGATATTAAAAGGTGGTGGTTAAATGACCGCACACAAATGTACTTAACGTTGATATTTATGATCGGAGTAATTTACCTATTTCGGTCATTCATGCCAACTATATTATTAATAATCATTTTTGCATCAATTGGAATTTCCGGAGGCCAATGGGTTAAAAAATGGACGAAATTACCTTATATTTTTGGAGTTACAATTTTTTATATTTTAATTCTGTTCGGGCTCTTTTTAATTATTTCGTTTGTGGCCCCAATGTTTTATAAAGAAGGTGTGAGTTTGGTTCAATCGATTATTCACGCTTATGAGCATTCACCTAAGATTGCAAATCAAATTAATGAGTATTTGGCTAAGACCAATTTAGATGACAAAATAACTAGTGGATTAACGTCGGTATTACACGTGAGTTTGCAAACTATACAAGGGCTTTGGAAAGGCATTACCGAGACTGTTTTGGCTGTCTTACTTAGTTTTGTTTATGCGGTAAGTTTAAATCCGCTCAAAAAATTTGGTCGTCGTTTCCAAACATCTGATTTTCCACGCTTTTTTACGAATATCTATGAATTAGCCAATAAATTTGTTTATATTTTGGGACAAATTATTAGGGTACAAATTGTGATTGATCTTTTTAATACTTCATTGTCAGTCATAGGGTTTATTGTTCTGGGGATGCCGTCTGCAATGGTCTTGGGAAGTATGGTTTTGGTCTTAGGCCTAATCCCAGTCGCAGGTGTTTTGATTTCCATGATTCCTTTGACGATTGTTGCCTTCTCTGCTGGTGGTTGGGTTTTAGCCAGTGAAATTTTAATCTTCATTTTAATCATTCACGCCTTTGAAGCTTATGTCTTACATCCAAAACTAATGGCAACACGTTCGGAACTGCCAGTCTTTGTAACCTTTATATCTTTGATTGTGATGGAACGAATTTTGGGACCTTGGGGATTGATTTTGGGGGTTCCTATTGTTGCGTTTTTCCTTGATGTAATCAAGGTACATGCTTTTTCTAAAAATGTCGGGGATAAAAACGTATAA
- a CDS encoding aldose epimerase family protein: MAINLTSLGTTPSGEELQHVIIQNKNGHKLGLVSWGASWQSFKTAAGQDLVLGFHDVDSYLNNNYYIGNAVGRVAGRIDGANFDLEGHNYQLDQNEGNNTLHGGEKSFSHRNWEIKELDEINNRVVFGTSLDENEDHFPGTMQVTVTYTLSDTDEVTLEFSALSDKTTLFNPTSHVYFNMGGLETDANKMQLQIKADRYMELRKTDKIPTGKLLPVEGTAYDFNTVTTIGEAIAEIPSDDFDKKFDDVFALDSKYQPNVVLSDPVSKRAVEMTTDRNAVVFFITNPEVDNYSDQAAFLAEHPYNGVALEAQTLSDSIHHPEFGDIVLPANQQKTYTTKYAFKNL, translated from the coding sequence ATGGCGATTAATTTAACTAGTTTAGGAACAACTCCAAGTGGAGAAGAACTTCAACACGTGATAATTCAAAATAAAAATGGTCATAAATTAGGTCTAGTATCTTGGGGAGCATCATGGCAATCATTTAAGACAGCCGCCGGTCAAGATTTAGTTTTAGGCTTTCATGACGTCGACAGCTATTTAAATAATAATTATTATATTGGAAATGCTGTGGGACGTGTAGCGGGGCGTATTGATGGTGCTAATTTTGATTTAGAAGGTCATAATTATCAATTGGACCAAAACGAGGGGAATAATACTTTACATGGTGGGGAAAAAAGTTTTTCACACCGCAATTGGGAAATTAAAGAACTCGATGAAATTAATAATCGGGTAGTCTTTGGAACATCTTTGGATGAAAATGAGGATCATTTTCCAGGAACAATGCAAGTAACTGTTACTTATACGTTGAGCGATACTGATGAAGTGACACTTGAATTCAGTGCGTTATCAGATAAAACTACGTTATTTAATCCTACATCACATGTATACTTTAATATGGGTGGTTTGGAAACTGATGCCAATAAAATGCAATTACAAATCAAAGCAGATCGTTATATGGAATTACGCAAAACTGATAAAATCCCTACCGGTAAGTTGTTGCCAGTTGAAGGAACTGCATATGATTTCAATACAGTAACCACAATTGGTGAGGCAATTGCTGAGATCCCTTCTGATGATTTTGATAAGAAGTTTGATGATGTCTTTGCGTTGGATTCAAAATATCAACCAAATGTAGTGTTGTCGGATCCTGTTTCTAAGCGTGCAGTTGAAATGACGACTGATCGGAATGCTGTTGTTTTCTTTATTACTAATCCAGAAGTTGATAATTATTCTGATCAGGCTGCATTCCTAGCAGAACATCCTTATAACGGGGTGGCTTTGGAAGCGCAAACTTTGTCTGATTCAATTCATCATCCTGAATTTGGGGATATTGTTTTGCCAGCTAACCAGCAGAAAACCTACACTACAAAATATGCTTTTAAGAATCTATAA